The following proteins come from a genomic window of Vallitalea okinawensis:
- the speE gene encoding polyamine aminopropyltransferase has translation MELWYAEQHTDTVEFRIKVKEQICHQESPFQKIDFFKSEEFGTFFTLDGLMMVNEKDEFVYHDMISHIPLAVNPYIKNVLVIGGGDGGTVRELTRYKTIEKIDMVEIDEMVVRACQKYLPLTSSQLTDERVNLYFEDGIKFLEGIENKYDLILVDSTDPIGPGEGLFSVSFYTNCYKALTDNGILINQHESPYYERDAREMKRAHKKIKDLFPISKVYQFHMPTYPSGHWLFGFASKALDPIEDVKFDEWRKFALKTKYYNEDLHIGCFALPTFVKEMLEDVSE, from the coding sequence ATGGAACTATGGTATGCAGAGCAACATACAGATACAGTTGAATTTCGAATTAAAGTTAAGGAACAGATATGTCATCAAGAAAGTCCTTTCCAAAAGATAGACTTTTTTAAGTCTGAAGAATTCGGAACTTTTTTTACCCTAGATGGACTAATGATGGTAAATGAAAAAGATGAATTTGTTTATCATGATATGATTTCACATATTCCCTTGGCAGTCAACCCATATATCAAGAATGTATTAGTTATTGGTGGTGGTGACGGTGGTACGGTTCGTGAATTAACACGTTACAAAACGATTGAAAAAATAGATATGGTAGAGATTGATGAAATGGTTGTTAGAGCATGTCAAAAATATTTACCGCTCACTTCTTCTCAACTTACAGATGAACGCGTTAACTTATACTTCGAAGATGGAATTAAATTCTTAGAGGGTATCGAAAACAAGTATGATTTAATTTTAGTTGATTCGACGGACCCCATTGGTCCTGGTGAAGGATTATTTTCGGTATCATTCTACACAAATTGTTATAAAGCGCTTACTGATAATGGAATCCTTATTAATCAGCACGAAAGTCCATACTATGAAAGAGACGCTAGGGAAATGAAACGTGCACATAAAAAAATTAAGGATTTGTTCCCTATCAGTAAAGTATATCAATTTCATATGCCTACTTATCCATCAGGACACTGGCTGTTTGGTTTTGCATCAAAAGCATTAGACCCTATAGAGGACGTGAAATTTGATGAATGGCGAAAGTTTGCTCTTAAAACTAAATACTATAATGAAGATCTTCATATAGGGTGTTTTGCTTTACCAACTTTTGTTAAGGAGATGCTAGAAGATGTCTCTGAATAA
- the speB gene encoding agmatinase, producing the protein MSLNKIGNFIGFDESFDEAKLVIFGAPFDGTTSFRPGTRFGPNVMRLESDGIETYSPYLEKDLEDYKLHDAGDLDFPFGNRDEILKVIENYTRTLINHKKIPFMIGGEHLVSYPAVKAVFDKYKDLKIIHLDAHADLRQDYLGEKLSHATVMRRIWDLVGDNKIYQFGIRSGEREEFNWAKEHVYMQKFNIDGVEDLISSIGENPVYITIDLDVLDPSIFPGTGTPEAGGVTFKELLKAIQVFEGLNIVGADIVELSPHYDQTGVSTAVACKVLRELVLAIL; encoded by the coding sequence ATGTCTCTGAATAAAATTGGTAACTTTATTGGATTTGATGAAAGTTTTGATGAGGCAAAACTAGTTATCTTTGGAGCACCTTTTGATGGCACTACATCATTTCGTCCTGGTACAAGGTTTGGTCCTAATGTCATGCGTTTAGAATCAGATGGTATTGAAACATATAGTCCTTATCTTGAAAAGGATCTAGAGGACTATAAACTTCACGATGCTGGTGATCTTGATTTTCCATTTGGTAATAGAGATGAAATTTTAAAGGTTATTGAAAACTATACAAGAACTTTAATCAATCATAAAAAAATTCCTTTTATGATTGGTGGCGAACATTTAGTATCATATCCAGCTGTTAAAGCGGTATTTGATAAGTATAAGGATCTTAAGATTATTCATTTAGATGCACATGCAGATTTGAGACAAGATTACTTGGGGGAGAAACTTTCTCATGCTACTGTTATGCGACGCATATGGGATTTAGTTGGCGATAATAAGATCTATCAGTTTGGTATTCGTTCTGGTGAGAGGGAAGAATTTAATTGGGCAAAAGAACATGTGTATATGCAAAAGTTTAATATAGATGGAGTAGAAGATTTGATTAGCTCTATCGGTGAAAATCCAGTCTATATTACGATTGATTTAGATGTATTAGATCCTTCAATCTTTCCTGGTACTGGTACTCCTGAAGCTGGTGGAGTTACCTTCAAGGAACTACTTAAAGCTATACAAGTATTCGAAGGATTAAATATTGTTGGTGCTGATATAGTTGAATTATCACCTCATTATGATCAAACAGGCGTGTCAACAGCTGTTGCTTGCAAAGTTTTAAGAGAACTTGTTTTAGCTATTCTATAA
- a CDS encoding P-loop ATPase, Sll1717 family produces the protein MDTNKGEKGSLPHVPLKKLYLGDVDGSKEASKGDLMALFYELNDIVEQVKNPDYYYILGWKGCGKTYLAYYFKRLADDCENCTCEVINTIDAFKLRKKIETIYCHTDISSEDLELFWEWIILYQLSSILIKDITFIEKLFKSVPINQLYRFINALKDWDEGLNQVLDCIIEETVANNISAEIAAGIAKSGLAHGHTLDTKKHIARNECFNLIEPLREMFYQVAEKNTQDITLFYDEIDNVENTNIHDNKFYRSLVISLINTCSKLNLKLSHLNIKIITIIRSDIINKLQPYSSNLNKIADSVVELDWTSSKHNYLHPMMDLILTKIKNTQLVYKDISKKQLYYELFDYHIMGMTPTDYLLSMGRGRPREAIKYLNIIKFRYGEAATFKEKYFRNTRLQYSRWLFSEIQNEMAIYFDGEFINEIFMLLRNFRRKSFYINQIQEYFEVNSLKYNTIDDIKESILILYEFSVIGNKVLKDDRILSYRKATEKDYQFLFKHHSRECLISEKLIVHKGLQPVLQLK, from the coding sequence ATGGACACTAATAAAGGTGAAAAGGGATCGTTGCCCCACGTCCCACTGAAAAAATTATACCTAGGAGATGTAGACGGATCTAAAGAAGCTTCCAAAGGCGATCTTATGGCTTTATTTTATGAACTCAATGACATAGTAGAACAAGTAAAAAATCCTGATTATTATTATATTCTCGGATGGAAAGGTTGTGGAAAGACTTACTTAGCCTATTACTTCAAGAGACTTGCAGATGATTGTGAAAATTGCACCTGTGAAGTTATCAACACAATCGATGCTTTTAAATTGAGGAAGAAAATAGAGACAATTTATTGTCATACAGATATTTCTTCTGAAGATTTAGAGTTGTTTTGGGAATGGATTATCTTATATCAATTAAGTAGTATACTGATTAAAGACATTACATTCATAGAGAAGTTGTTTAAAAGCGTTCCTATTAATCAGCTATATCGCTTCATTAATGCCTTGAAAGATTGGGACGAGGGTTTGAATCAAGTACTTGATTGTATTATTGAAGAGACTGTTGCTAATAATATTTCAGCAGAAATTGCCGCTGGAATTGCTAAATCAGGCTTAGCACATGGACATACACTAGATACAAAGAAGCATATTGCTAGAAATGAATGCTTTAACCTTATAGAACCTTTGAGAGAGATGTTTTATCAGGTTGCTGAAAAAAACACCCAGGACATCACCTTATTCTATGATGAAATTGATAACGTTGAAAACACGAATATACATGATAATAAATTCTATCGAAGCCTAGTTATAAGCCTTATAAATACTTGTTCTAAACTAAATCTTAAACTATCTCATCTTAACATCAAAATTATTACCATTATCCGTTCAGATATTATTAATAAACTTCAACCTTATTCCTCTAACTTAAATAAAATAGCTGACTCAGTGGTTGAATTGGACTGGACAAGCTCAAAACATAACTATTTACATCCAATGATGGATTTAATTTTAACCAAAATAAAAAATACCCAACTTGTATATAAAGATATAAGTAAAAAGCAATTGTATTACGAACTCTTCGACTATCATATTATGGGAATGACACCTACTGACTACTTATTAAGCATGGGTAGAGGGCGACCGAGAGAAGCCATAAAATACTTAAACATAATAAAGTTTCGTTATGGCGAAGCTGCAACATTTAAAGAGAAGTACTTTCGTAATACACGATTACAATACTCAAGATGGTTGTTCAGTGAGATACAAAATGAAATGGCAATCTACTTTGATGGTGAATTTATCAATGAAATCTTTATGCTACTGCGTAACTTCAGAAGAAAATCATTCTATATAAATCAGATCCAAGAGTATTTTGAAGTAAACAGTTTGAAATATAATACCATAGATGATATAAAAGAATCTATTCTCATACTTTACGAGTTCAGCGTAATTGGAAATAAAGTTCTTAAAGATGATAGAATTCTTAGCTATCGTAAAGCGACAGAGAAAGATTATCAATTCTTATTCAAGCATCATTCTAGAGAATGCCTTATTAGCGAAAAGTTAATCGTTCATAAAGGATTACAGCCAGTACTTCAATTAAAATAA
- a CDS encoding cation diffusion facilitator family transporter: MNREVVGKRVSLITLFLNSTLCIIKVAGGIIGHSHVLVADGLHSFSDSITTIGVIIGFKLANKEADECHPYGHEKIESIIAIILSTILLLTAVFIAIEAIDTFLANNYMMPSTYTIYFALISIIIKEVMYWYTMYYGKGINSPMLIADAWHHRTDALSSIAALIGIISVRLFELYIIETLVTLIISIIIIKVAIDIYIQSANEVIDKSANEMIINSINSKLNNIDGIKHIDDLKTRYHVNKIYVEIEIAVDPNLNIKDAHDIAEEVHQEIEKINKSIKHCTVHVNPYFDYTFH, translated from the coding sequence ATGAATCGAGAAGTGGTGGGGAAGAGGGTCTCACTTATTACGCTGTTTTTAAACAGTACCTTATGTATCATTAAGGTAGCTGGAGGAATTATAGGTCATAGTCACGTTCTAGTAGCTGACGGTTTACATTCTTTTTCTGACTCTATAACAACTATTGGTGTCATTATCGGATTCAAATTGGCAAATAAAGAAGCTGATGAATGCCATCCATATGGGCATGAAAAAATTGAGTCTATTATAGCCATTATATTATCAACCATTTTACTGTTAACAGCTGTTTTTATAGCTATAGAAGCCATTGATACCTTTTTAGCAAACAATTATATGATGCCGTCTACATATACTATTTATTTTGCCTTAATATCCATTATTATTAAAGAAGTTATGTATTGGTATACAATGTATTATGGGAAAGGTATAAACAGTCCAATGCTTATTGCCGATGCGTGGCATCATAGAACAGATGCATTGTCATCTATAGCAGCTTTAATTGGAATTATCTCAGTTAGGTTATTTGAACTGTATATTATAGAGACATTGGTGACATTAATAATCAGCATCATTATCATTAAAGTTGCCATAGATATTTATATACAATCAGCCAACGAAGTTATTGATAAATCGGCAAATGAAATGATTATAAATTCCATAAATAGTAAATTGAACAATATAGATGGCATCAAACATATTGATGATCTAAAAACCAGATATCATGTCAATAAAATATATGTAGAAATTGAAATTGCTGTAGATCCTAACTTAAATATAAAAGATGCACATGATATTGCTGAAGAAGTGCATCAGGAGATAGAAAAGATTAATAAAAGCATTAAACATTGTACAGTACATGTAAACCCTTATTTTGACTATACATTTCATTAA
- a CDS encoding AraC family transcriptional regulator ligand-binding domain-containing protein → MDGFNNFSLVNELYKASFESLGLNMELIFKKSDIPINAMETDSYVISKKQCTLFMKNIDDMINDQQIIQYSNIDRVKMFVPPLFAAMCSKNGKHCFERISKYKKLIGPMLLKIEVDNEKLSLKYEYEDESFKLPRFTVLSEQVLMVNLIRKATGLHIKPIKVASRHNYGDGVFEEYFGIKPSKSEINILEFRLKDALEPFLTDNNVMWSYFEPELTKRIKEIETDKSISAKVRFM, encoded by the coding sequence ATGGATGGATTCAATAATTTTTCTTTAGTCAATGAATTATATAAGGCATCTTTTGAATCTCTTGGTTTGAATATGGAACTAATCTTTAAGAAATCTGATATCCCAATAAATGCAATGGAAACAGATAGCTACGTCATTTCAAAGAAGCAATGCACTCTATTTATGAAGAACATCGATGACATGATAAATGACCAACAGATTATTCAATATAGCAATATTGATCGAGTAAAGATGTTTGTTCCACCATTATTCGCAGCTATGTGCTCAAAGAACGGGAAACACTGCTTTGAAAGGATATCTAAGTATAAGAAATTGATAGGACCCATGTTATTAAAAATAGAGGTGGATAATGAAAAGTTAAGTCTGAAGTATGAATATGAAGATGAAAGCTTTAAATTACCAAGGTTTACTGTATTAAGCGAGCAAGTCCTCATGGTCAATCTCATACGTAAAGCAACTGGATTGCATATTAAGCCTATTAAAGTTGCTTCTCGTCATAACTATGGTGATGGTGTTTTTGAAGAATATTTTGGTATTAAACCTAGTAAATCAGAAATTAATATTTTAGAGTTCCGTTTAAAGGATGCCCTAGAACCCTTTCTTACAGATAATAATGTTATGTGGAGCTATTTTGAACCAGAACTTACAAAACGCATCAAGGAAATAGAGACAGATAAATCTATTTCAGCAAAAGTTAGATTTATGTGA
- a CDS encoding oxidoreductase, protein MSKKVALVTGASSGIGFDAAIDLKDKGFIVYGAARRMEKLKALESKGVKIIQLDVTNEESMTNCVEKITKMEGRIDVLVNNAGYGSFGAIEDVPMEEARRQIEVNIFGLARMTQLVLPYMRRNKFGRIINISSMGGKMYSSFGGWYHATKFAVEALSDCMRMEVKEFGIDVVLIEPGIIKTDWGTIAADNLEKASMSGAYRKRASKAAASMRKNYGGKNPSNPKIIANAIVKGATANKPKTRYLIGFGAKPMVFLRRILSDRMFDNIMERM, encoded by the coding sequence ATGAGTAAAAAAGTAGCTTTAGTGACTGGCGCAAGTAGTGGAATTGGATTTGATGCAGCAATTGACCTTAAAGACAAAGGATTCATCGTATATGGTGCAGCTAGAAGAATGGAGAAGTTAAAGGCACTAGAAAGTAAAGGTGTTAAAATCATTCAACTGGATGTAACGAATGAAGAGTCCATGACCAATTGTGTTGAGAAAATTACTAAAATGGAAGGAAGAATTGATGTATTAGTAAATAATGCAGGCTATGGATCATTTGGAGCTATTGAAGATGTTCCAATGGAAGAAGCAAGAAGACAAATAGAAGTTAATATTTTTGGACTTGCAAGAATGACCCAATTAGTGTTACCTTATATGCGAAGAAATAAATTTGGAAGAATTATTAACATCTCATCAATGGGTGGGAAAATGTACTCATCCTTTGGTGGATGGTATCATGCTACAAAGTTTGCTGTAGAGGCACTTAGTGATTGTATGCGTATGGAAGTTAAAGAGTTTGGTATTGATGTTGTTTTGATTGAACCAGGTATAATTAAGACAGACTGGGGAACTATAGCAGCAGATAACCTAGAAAAAGCTTCAATGAGCGGTGCTTATCGAAAGAGAGCATCAAAAGCAGCAGCTTCTATGAGAAAAAATTATGGTGGGAAAAATCCTTCTAATCCTAAAATTATTGCAAATGCCATTGTAAAAGGAGCTACAGCTAATAAGCCTAAGACAAGATATTTAATTGGTTTTGGTGCCAAACCTATGGTATTCTTAAGAAGAATTTTATCAGACAGAATGTTTGACAATATCATGGAGAGAATGTAG
- a CDS encoding NADH:flavin oxidoreductase: MRKDIFSPVKIAGLTFKNHILRSGTHEGMADEYGRPTESLKKTYRRLAAGGVGGIITGYSGIMQRGKSENYNMLMMDKDELIDDYKVIVEEVHQYGVPIIHQLAHCGNQTSSKVTGMTPIAPSPIKNKVHNDDTPLEATEQEIEDIINHFVSATRRSEQAGFDGVQLHLAHGYLLSSFLSKNTNRRKDKWGGSLENRYRIVDLIITRIKKIMPSYPVFVKLNAYDHRKNGMREEEAVQIAKMLEKSGCDAIEVSCGVEEDGLNMTRGNSPTEALLEYGTKYKNKSTLQKKVLKPIINKVLTPIEPIRNYNVDAAKSIKNAINIPVIVVGGIRTKSEIENIIENDKADMVAMSRPFVLEPNIVSKFKEGKQDEPKCINCNYCIIAIQSQPLRCYYGKIL; this comes from the coding sequence ATGAGAAAAGACATATTCAGTCCTGTAAAAATCGCAGGACTAACCTTTAAAAATCATATCTTACGTTCTGGAACACATGAAGGTATGGCAGATGAATACGGTAGGCCAACTGAAAGTCTTAAAAAAACTTACCGTCGTCTTGCTGCAGGTGGTGTAGGGGGTATTATAACAGGTTATAGTGGTATAATGCAAAGAGGTAAGTCTGAAAATTACAATATGTTGATGATGGATAAGGATGAGCTTATTGATGATTATAAAGTTATTGTTGAGGAGGTTCATCAATACGGTGTGCCAATAATTCACCAACTTGCACATTGTGGTAATCAAACCTCTTCCAAAGTAACAGGAATGACTCCCATAGCCCCTTCCCCTATCAAAAATAAAGTCCATAATGATGATACACCTTTGGAAGCCACAGAACAGGAAATTGAAGATATTATTAATCATTTTGTATCTGCCACTAGACGTTCGGAACAAGCTGGGTTTGATGGTGTTCAACTCCATTTAGCTCATGGTTATTTATTAAGCTCTTTCTTATCTAAAAATACGAATCGACGTAAAGACAAATGGGGAGGAAGTCTAGAAAATCGCTATCGAATAGTTGATTTAATAATTACCAGAATAAAAAAAATAATGCCTTCTTACCCTGTTTTCGTGAAATTAAATGCTTATGACCATCGAAAAAATGGAATGAGAGAAGAAGAGGCAGTTCAAATCGCAAAAATGTTAGAGAAATCTGGGTGTGATGCTATTGAAGTATCCTGTGGTGTAGAAGAAGATGGACTGAATATGACTCGTGGCAATAGCCCCACCGAAGCTTTACTAGAGTATGGAACCAAGTACAAAAATAAAAGTACTTTGCAGAAAAAAGTATTAAAACCTATTATTAACAAAGTGTTGACACCTATTGAGCCTATTAGAAATTATAATGTAGATGCTGCTAAGTCTATAAAAAATGCTATCAACATTCCTGTTATTGTTGTCGGTGGTATTAGAACAAAGAGTGAGATTGAGAATATTATTGAGAATGATAAAGCAGATATGGTAGCAATGAGTAGACCATTTGTCCTAGAGCCCAATATTGTTTCAAAATTTAAAGAAGGTAAGCAAGATGAACCCAAGTGTATAAATTGTAACTACTGTATCATAGCCATTCAATCTCAACCATTACGTTGTTATTATGGAAAGATATTATAG
- a CDS encoding aldehyde dehydrogenase family protein → MNLDKELMILREMNDYFHTGETRSIEFRIKQLKILREAVRKYEDRITTAIQKDLGRPKIESYEIEVGCVLDSLNYIIKNLKKWSKVKKVKTPLHLYRSKSYIKPEPYGIAYIIGPFNYPFNLCIEPLIGAISAGNCSVITPSEQTPAITKVIKELISENFSNRYIRVVEGGKEEITRLIHSPFDYIFFTGSVPVGKIIMEAASKNLIPVTLELGGKSPCIIDKDANIKVAAERIAWGKFFNAGQTCVAPDYLLVHESIKAEFIDEMKKTIRRFYGSDIKKSKDLTRIVNERHTNRLISIIDKDKDKIIFGGNYDLKDHYIEPTLIDNVCWEDESMLDEIFGPILPIMPFTNIDSVINMLHDRPKPLALYIFTENKKLQTKVLEETSSGGSCVNEVVNHFVNPRLPFGGVGNSGMSAYHGELSFKVFSHMKSVLNRSISFRMTLTLPPYNSKKYKLVKKLLK, encoded by the coding sequence GTGAATCTAGATAAAGAATTAATGATATTAAGAGAAATGAATGACTATTTTCATACTGGTGAAACAAGGAGTATTGAATTTAGAATTAAGCAGTTAAAAATACTACGAGAAGCTGTTCGAAAATATGAAGATAGAATTACTACTGCCATACAAAAAGATTTAGGTCGACCTAAAATAGAAAGCTATGAGATTGAAGTCGGGTGTGTTCTGGATAGTTTAAATTACATCATAAAAAACTTAAAAAAATGGAGTAAAGTTAAAAAGGTAAAAACACCTCTTCACCTTTACAGGTCAAAAAGTTATATTAAACCTGAACCATATGGAATCGCTTATATTATTGGACCTTTTAACTATCCTTTTAACTTATGCATCGAACCTCTAATAGGCGCTATATCAGCAGGTAATTGCTCTGTTATTACACCTTCTGAACAAACACCCGCCATTACAAAGGTTATAAAAGAATTAATCTCTGAAAATTTTTCTAACCGCTATATTCGTGTTGTTGAAGGTGGAAAAGAAGAAATTACGCGACTTATCCACTCACCATTTGATTATATCTTTTTTACAGGTAGCGTACCTGTAGGAAAAATAATAATGGAGGCTGCAAGCAAAAACTTAATACCAGTAACACTAGAGCTTGGTGGTAAGAGTCCTTGTATTATAGATAAGGATGCTAATATAAAGGTTGCTGCTGAAAGAATAGCTTGGGGTAAATTCTTCAATGCAGGTCAAACTTGTGTAGCTCCAGATTACTTACTCGTTCATGAATCAATAAAGGCTGAATTTATAGATGAAATGAAAAAAACTATTAGAAGATTTTATGGATCAGATATAAAGAAATCAAAAGATTTAACACGAATAGTCAACGAAAGACATACGAACAGATTAATTTCTATTATTGATAAAGATAAAGATAAAATAATTTTTGGAGGTAACTATGATTTAAAAGATCATTATATTGAGCCAACTTTAATCGATAATGTATGTTGGGAAGACGAATCCATGCTAGATGAAATATTCGGACCTATACTACCTATTATGCCATTTACTAATATAGATTCTGTTATTAATATGCTACATGATAGACCAAAACCATTAGCTTTATATATCTTCACAGAAAACAAAAAACTCCAAACGAAAGTACTCGAAGAAACAAGCTCAGGTGGTAGCTGTGTTAACGAAGTTGTTAACCATTTTGTAAATCCTCGTTTACCATTTGGAGGTGTTGGCAACTCTGGTATGAGTGCCTATCATGGTGAATTAAGCTTTAAAGTTTTCTCACATATGAAAAGCGTACTCAACAGATCAATTTCATTTAGAATGACTCTAACTTTACCTCCTTATAACTCTAAAAAATATAAACTTGTAAAAAAATTATTAAAATAA
- a CDS encoding TetR/AcrR family transcriptional regulator codes for MCKISTRDKLIYATMELVNEFGFHNTPTSKIAKKAGFSEATIYKHFSNKNELIIATYLKIKSDLTNEVFKDTELIVDDISKTKRILYNYLDYFLINTNQLKYYLQFINSSYMNQIAYEKGKQQLGNLIDHINHGIANKYFKDMPLALYYAFVHVPILEITRLAITDELILTEELKEQVVSNILNSILINKNA; via the coding sequence GTGTGCAAAATTAGTACACGCGATAAACTAATATATGCAACAATGGAACTTGTCAATGAATTTGGATTTCATAATACGCCTACTTCAAAAATTGCCAAAAAAGCAGGATTTTCTGAAGCGACGATATACAAACATTTTTCCAACAAAAATGAATTAATAATTGCAACTTACTTAAAAATAAAATCAGATTTAACCAATGAGGTTTTTAAAGATACTGAACTTATTGTAGATGATATAAGTAAAACTAAAAGAATTTTATATAATTACTTGGATTACTTTTTAATTAATACCAATCAGCTTAAGTACTATCTACAATTTATAAACTCAAGTTATATGAACCAAATTGCATATGAAAAAGGAAAACAGCAGTTAGGTAATCTCATTGACCATATTAATCACGGTATTGCAAATAAATACTTTAAGGATATGCCACTGGCTCTCTACTATGCCTTTGTACATGTACCAATATTAGAAATCACCAGACTTGCTATTACAGATGAGCTCATACTAACGGAGGAGCTTAAAGAGCAAGTTGTCTCAAATATACTGAACTCAATTTTAATCAATAAAAATGCGTAG
- a CDS encoding AraC family transcriptional regulator, producing MNTLENMKNAIDYIEDNLVGDIEYKRIAQIALCSEYHFQRMFAFIVGVPLNEYIRRRRLTLAGFDLQNSEEKIIDLALKYGYKSPDSFSRAFVALHGITPSKARVKGISLKAYPRITISLSLKGVVEMNYRIEQKSAFSIVGIKQRFSNIDGLGENVGKMWTETPQETIGQIAELGNGLVGVYSGMYKDNTTDYYIAAITEKDAPKTLCELKIPSLTWAIFEITGPMPTAMAEIWGRIFSEWFPTSGYEHAEAPEVEWYSKGDLTASDYKSEIWIPIVKSK from the coding sequence ATGAATACTCTTGAAAATATGAAAAATGCTATTGATTATATAGAAGATAATCTCGTAGGTGATATTGAATACAAAAGGATTGCTCAGATTGCATTATGCTCTGAATATCACTTCCAACGCATGTTTGCTTTCATTGTAGGTGTGCCATTAAATGAATATATACGACGTCGCAGATTGACACTTGCTGGTTTTGATTTGCAGAATAGTGAAGAAAAGATTATTGATCTTGCTTTGAAGTATGGTTATAAATCACCTGATTCGTTTTCTCGTGCTTTTGTGGCTTTACATGGAATTACGCCTTCTAAAGCCAGAGTAAAAGGTATATCCTTAAAAGCTTACCCTCGTATAACAATTTCATTATCGTTAAAAGGAGTAGTTGAGATGAATTACAGAATTGAACAAAAAAGTGCTTTTTCTATTGTAGGTATTAAACAGAGATTTTCAAATATCGATGGATTAGGAGAGAATGTTGGTAAGATGTGGACTGAGACACCACAAGAAACTATAGGACAAATAGCAGAACTGGGAAATGGTTTAGTAGGTGTATATAGTGGTATGTATAAGGATAATACAACCGACTACTATATTGCTGCAATTACTGAAAAAGATGCCCCAAAAACACTATGCGAACTTAAAATACCATCTCTTACATGGGCAATATTTGAAATAACAGGTCCCATGCCTACAGCAATGGCAGAGATTTGGGGGCGAATTTTTTCAGAATGGTTTCCTACGTCCGGTTACGAACATGCAGAAGCTCCAGAAGTGGAGTGGTATTCAAAAGGTGATTTAACTGCGTCTGATTACAAAAGTGAAATATGGATACCTATTGTTAAAAGTAAATAA
- a CDS encoding pyridoxamine 5-phosphate oxidase — MSRYEEGLRLIEESCGNGKDNVIALSTIAMEPSADGIPYPYVREVDAYYEDGVFYVTTWAKSNRMQQIAQNKEVAFAVCFEGISGSGVGENLGWVLDPKNTEIRAKLRKAFIDWYDQANNEQDENCIILAIRITRGTIFRDHGAVHYNMDFVNKLEIEECKIR, encoded by the coding sequence ATGAGCAGATACGAAGAAGGATTAAGATTAATCGAAGAAAGTTGCGGTAACGGAAAAGATAATGTCATTGCTCTCTCAACCATCGCAATGGAACCGAGTGCTGACGGAATCCCCTATCCTTATGTCCGTGAAGTGGACGCTTATTATGAAGACGGTGTGTTTTATGTTACTACTTGGGCAAAATCAAATAGGATGCAGCAGATAGCTCAAAACAAAGAGGTCGCATTTGCGGTTTGTTTCGAAGGGATTTCCGGAAGTGGAGTTGGCGAAAACCTCGGATGGGTTTTAGATCCGAAAAATACTGAAATAAGGGCTAAACTTCGTAAAGCATTTATCGATTGGTACGACCAGGCAAACAATGAACAGGATGAAAACTGCATTATTTTGGCAATCCGCATAACAAGAGGTACGATATTTAGAGACCACGGTGCTGTGCATTACAATATGGACTTTGTGAATAAGTTAGAGATTGAAGAATGTAAAATAAGGTAA